The following proteins come from a genomic window of Verrucomicrobiia bacterium:
- a CDS encoding type II toxin-antitoxin system Phd/YefM family antitoxin — protein MQDAKNKLSEVVDTSISKGPQIISRRGRNTAVVMSYEDYRRHITPKKGLKKLLMSTDLDELDLARDQSVSGRATDLKL, from the coding sequence ATGCAAGACGCAAAAAATAAACTGAGCGAAGTCGTTGATACCAGCATCAGCAAGGGGCCGCAAATTATTAGTCGGCGTGGCCGCAACACCGCTGTTGTTATGAGTTACGAGGACTACCGGCGGCACATTACGCCAAAGAAAGGGCTTAAAAAGCTCCTCATGTCTACTGACCTTGACGAGCTTGACCTTGCCCGAGATCAATCCGTATCCGGTCGCGCCACCGACCTCAAACTATGA
- a CDS encoding methyltransferase domain-containing protein yields the protein MQRVSYSKLTKEAEAYWKWAEETPIVPVPASVAREGAGSEIRTPIMHYGVIMPVYMSVARYLRALKPKKGMRLIELGSGSGRPLTYLKTLFPELEVWGVDYSEGGITYAKQVYGKQGVKFKHVPAQDTSLKAGYFDFVISSHVIEHVTKEEALDFMQEANRLLKKGGYAFIGTPERRKCQELYMKNPTEAKKNRLVPPHEHEFRLPELQALGEQVFPKKNVRVDSLVNPTFHKVFKSSIDKFRPKKSVSSKLVNTTYRTIRDKTPRPVFDTITRIGAKRQMKQHDISFQDILMDNSIASAKDKPSPDNLFLVCQKPE from the coding sequence ATGCAAAGAGTCAGTTACTCAAAGTTAACCAAGGAGGCCGAAGCCTATTGGAAATGGGCCGAAGAAACCCCCATTGTTCCCGTTCCCGCTAGCGTAGCCCGCGAAGGCGCCGGGTCCGAGATCCGCACCCCAATCATGCACTACGGCGTTATCATGCCAGTCTATATGTCCGTAGCCCGCTACCTGCGTGCCCTCAAGCCCAAAAAGGGCATGCGTCTTATCGAGCTAGGCTCTGGCTCTGGCCGGCCGCTCACCTACCTAAAGACCCTGTTTCCAGAACTAGAAGTTTGGGGTGTCGATTATTCCGAAGGTGGTATAACTTACGCCAAGCAAGTCTATGGCAAGCAAGGCGTCAAGTTCAAACACGTACCAGCGCAAGATACCTCACTGAAGGCTGGGTACTTTGACTTTGTTATTTCGTCGCATGTTATCGAGCACGTCACCAAAGAAGAAGCACTAGACTTCATGCAAGAAGCAAACCGACTGCTCAAAAAAGGCGGCTACGCCTTCATCGGTACGCCAGAACGACGCAAGTGCCAAGAGCTATACATGAAGAACCCGACCGAGGCCAAAAAGAATCGCCTGGTCCCACCACACGAACATGAATTCAGGCTGCCCGAGCTACAAGCACTGGGCGAGCAAGTCTTTCCAAAAAAGAACGTTCGAGTAGACTCGCTAGTAAACCCAACTTTTCATAAAGTTTTCAAATCTAGCATCGACAAGTTTCGACCCAAAAAGTCTGTCAGCAGCAAGCTGGTCAATACCACCTATCGCACCATTCGCGACAAGACTCCACGCCCCGTCTTTGACACCATCACCCGCATTGGTGCCAAGCGGCAGATGAAGCAGCACGACATCAGCTTCCAGGACATCCTAATGGACAACAGTATCGCAAGCGCCAAAGACAAGCCATCTCCAGACAACCTATTCCTGGTCTGCCAGAAGCCAGAGTAA
- a CDS encoding NAD-dependent epimerase/dehydratase family protein → MAKTVIITGANGFLGTQLVKHFSGQGWHVRALVREPQKHISTRQLTYLAYDLTKSLNPDIFKGADYLVHAAYIKHDKHHPHASELNIDAAKQLLAASRVHNLKKNVFISSMSAHAEAVSVYGKHKFAIEKLFNTSADISLRPGLIIGNGGIVRTMVAFMKTKHVVPLMGGGKQPVQIIGRDDLVQAIDTALVTKVSGVLTIAHPKVLTYKQFYQTISKQLGIKVVFVPVPYHAVLAGLTIASKLPLPLGIGPDNLRGLRKLQSVDNHADLEQLHLKLMTLEKCLQKTTLH, encoded by the coding sequence ATGGCTAAGACAGTTATCATTACCGGCGCCAATGGATTCCTCGGGACCCAGCTGGTCAAACATTTCTCGGGTCAGGGATGGCACGTTCGGGCCTTGGTCCGAGAGCCCCAAAAGCATATCAGTACCAGGCAGCTCACTTACCTGGCCTACGACTTGACCAAATCACTCAATCCGGACATCTTTAAAGGCGCCGACTATCTGGTACACGCCGCTTATATAAAACATGACAAACACCACCCCCACGCCAGCGAACTCAACATCGACGCAGCCAAACAGTTACTGGCTGCCAGCCGAGTCCACAACTTAAAGAAGAATGTGTTTATTTCTAGCATGTCTGCCCACGCCGAGGCCGTATCGGTTTACGGCAAGCACAAGTTTGCCATAGAAAAACTGTTCAACACCTCCGCCGACATCAGCCTGCGACCGGGTCTCATCATTGGCAACGGCGGTATTGTCCGTACCATGGTGGCCTTCATGAAGACCAAACACGTGGTGCCACTCATGGGTGGCGGCAAGCAGCCGGTGCAGATTATTGGCCGAGACGATCTGGTACAGGCTATCGACACAGCCCTTGTCACCAAGGTCTCCGGCGTCCTCACCATAGCCCATCCAAAAGTGCTGACCTACAAGCAGTTTTACCAAACCATCAGCAAACAGCTGGGCATCAAAGTTGTCTTTGTACCCGTTCCATATCACGCTGTGCTGGCTGGCCTGACCATTGCCAGCAAACTCCCCCTACCGCTGGGTATTGGGCCCGACAATCTGCGTGGCCTTAGAAAACTACAATCAGTAGACAACCACGCCGACCTAGAGCAGCTCCACCTCAAGCTCATGACTCTAGAAAAATGCCTGCAAAAAACCACCCTCCATTGA
- a CDS encoding type II toxin-antitoxin system VapC family toxin produces MTNYLLDTNALSEAPKKAPDGSFMEWFASADELNLFTSCLVLGEIKKGISLNTDGDKQKLFNKWLAEIVDGFDNRIIEVDKEVCLLWGELTATGQRLGKTPPAIDALIAAQCLQHNLVLVTRNVKDFEQFSDLKILCPWSNQ; encoded by the coding sequence ATGACAAACTACCTGTTGGATACCAACGCGCTTAGCGAAGCGCCAAAAAAGGCTCCCGATGGCAGCTTTATGGAGTGGTTTGCATCTGCTGATGAGCTCAACCTTTTCACTTCCTGCCTTGTGCTGGGTGAAATTAAAAAAGGTATATCCCTAAACACAGACGGTGATAAACAAAAGCTTTTCAACAAGTGGCTGGCTGAAATCGTAGACGGTTTTGATAACCGAATTATAGAAGTAGATAAAGAAGTGTGCTTACTATGGGGTGAGCTTACAGCTACTGGCCAGCGACTTGGCAAGACCCCTCCCGCCATCGATGCCCTCATCGCCGCACAATGTCTCCAGCACAACCTAGTACTCGTCACTCGCAATGTGAAGGATTTCGAACAGTTCTCTGACTTGAAGATTCTTTGCCCCTGGTCTAACCAGTAG
- a CDS encoding FkbM family methyltransferase, which yields MYLWALLGHRKKGFYVDVGAHHPEFHSVTKLFYDRGWRGINIEPNPELHKTFARTRRRDINLNLGVADKKGLLRFRNYPHHNGLSTFSEEIMKIHEGQDLPYEDSEVEVKPLSDLLAKQDIPPIDFMKVDVEGFEVEALNGNDWDKYRPSVLAVEATVRQKINPMLKKLGYKLEFFDGLNNYYLDTVEPESLTIYNYAPRVLGTGNYTSRELQLQKKIDELETQLAGKSQAYDQLETEYHKIRRRQVRTIAAAGKRRARGYASKIVKG from the coding sequence ATGTACTTGTGGGCCCTACTAGGGCACCGCAAAAAAGGTTTTTATGTAGATGTTGGCGCGCACCACCCAGAGTTTCATTCGGTTACCAAGTTGTTCTATGATCGTGGCTGGCGCGGAATTAATATCGAACCAAATCCGGAGCTTCACAAGACCTTTGCCCGCACCCGTCGCCGCGATATCAACCTAAACCTCGGTGTGGCCGATAAAAAAGGCCTGCTACGTTTTCGGAACTATCCTCACCACAACGGACTTTCGACATTCTCTGAAGAGATCATGAAGATTCACGAAGGGCAGGACCTGCCCTACGAAGATTCAGAAGTCGAGGTAAAACCTCTGTCTGATTTGCTGGCCAAACAAGATATTCCACCGATAGATTTTATGAAGGTAGACGTCGAGGGCTTTGAGGTTGAGGCGCTTAACGGCAACGATTGGGATAAATACCGGCCAAGCGTCCTAGCTGTCGAGGCTACGGTACGCCAAAAAATTAACCCTATGCTAAAGAAACTTGGTTACAAGCTGGAGTTTTTTGACGGGCTGAACAATTACTACCTGGATACTGTAGAACCCGAGTCGCTTACCATTTATAACTACGCACCACGAGTTTTGGGTACCGGCAATTACACTTCGCGCGAGCTGCAGCTACAGAAGAAAATTGACGAGCTAGAGACGCAGCTGGCTGGAAAGTCCCAAGCTTACGATCAGCTGGAAACCGAATACCACAAGATTCGCCGCCGGCAGGTACGTACTATAGCTGCCGCCGGCAAGCGCCGGGCCCGCGGCTACGCGTCTAAGATTGTGAAGGGTTAG
- a CDS encoding glycosyltransferase → MVKKKILIIGVYPIKRPQHGGQKRLAAIVKLYKQIFSEVRFVAIFPPDYYQVYDRSDIAVKGITRKKTTDSPYTGDIICGLAIHDDPRVRKRMEKLLTTFKPDIIQCEQVFPYFGLKPLLEELDMHPKIVQSSQNIEYIQKLEILSNAGYADEAKEASELIKKWESDMSTHADLSVAVSPEDAAELAELGAKHPVVAPNGIAKHHASQAARDRWTQFREQERVTKIATFVGSAHPPNWFGFLATIGDRVGFMPSDARIMLAGSISDYFHDTFVEKKLQPEYVTFWNRVHAAGRMSDDALYGLIDSSDVILLPITEGGGSNLKTAEAILSGKKIVATSYAFRSFEDYMDLPNVYVADTPEAFRETLLKAFDAPFKKRTKEQEALAEKVQWEYCLQPMVEGVKAL, encoded by the coding sequence ATGGTCAAGAAAAAAATTCTCATCATTGGGGTATATCCGATCAAGCGGCCGCAGCACGGCGGGCAAAAGCGACTGGCTGCTATCGTCAAGCTGTACAAGCAGATCTTTTCAGAGGTCAGGTTTGTAGCTATTTTCCCACCGGATTACTACCAGGTGTATGATCGCAGCGACATTGCCGTAAAGGGTATTACCCGCAAAAAGACCACAGACTCGCCTTACACTGGTGACATCATTTGTGGTTTGGCTATCCATGACGATCCCAGGGTGCGTAAGCGCATGGAGAAGTTGCTAACAACCTTTAAGCCGGATATTATCCAGTGCGAGCAAGTCTTTCCCTACTTTGGCCTGAAACCGCTTCTAGAGGAACTGGATATGCACCCTAAGATTGTGCAAAGTTCACAGAACATTGAATATATTCAGAAGCTGGAGATCCTGAGCAACGCCGGCTATGCCGACGAGGCAAAAGAGGCGAGCGAGTTGATAAAAAAGTGGGAATCAGACATGTCTACCCATGCCGACCTGTCGGTAGCAGTCAGTCCTGAAGATGCCGCAGAGTTGGCGGAGCTGGGTGCAAAACATCCAGTTGTTGCCCCGAACGGTATTGCTAAGCATCACGCCAGTCAGGCGGCTCGTGACCGCTGGACGCAGTTCCGTGAGCAAGAGCGGGTTACCAAGATCGCAACTTTTGTAGGTAGCGCTCACCCACCAAACTGGTTTGGCTTTTTGGCAACCATTGGCGATCGTGTAGGCTTTATGCCGTCAGACGCCCGAATTATGCTGGCGGGCAGTATCTCTGATTATTTCCACGACACGTTTGTGGAGAAGAAGCTGCAGCCAGAATATGTTACTTTCTGGAACCGCGTACATGCAGCAGGGCGAATGAGTGACGACGCCTTATATGGCCTCATAGATAGCAGCGACGTTATTCTGCTGCCGATTACCGAAGGCGGTGGGTCAAATCTAAAAACCGCCGAAGCTATCCTGTCCGGCAAAAAGATTGTGGCTACCAGTTATGCCTTTCGGTCGTTTGAAGACTATATGGATCTGCCCAATGTCTATGTGGCCGACACGCCCGAGGCTTTTCGCGAAACACTGTTAAAAGCCTTTGATGCACCATTCAAAAAAAGGACCAAAGAGCAGGAGGCTCTAGCCGAAAAAGTGCAGTGGGAATACTGCCTGCAGCCAATGGTGGAAGGGGTCAAAGCACTATGA
- a CDS encoding glycosyltransferase family 1 protein codes for MSAKKVWIDISDISVWAGYHTGTQRVVYQIAKRYRGQPNVDYFVFNPRSNTFHQHSFDEVIQRVEAAAQEAEAGAPPPKPSKSIRARVMVARVYQNSPEAVRKRLTPERRTLIKRVLKKAKRTMRPPQPAVATPTTPAMRFGADDIVLITGKAWDYRSFMEALRKDKLDQHFKIIQVVYDLIPIFFPHLFGLPLFKPYTQHMFEVGALSDGLLAISESSKRDMLNYCKGMLIPPPPIDVIRLGDDFAKVEPVKPGIKSLKPGNFILCCGTVEVRKNHQLLYTAYKEGFRRGLKLPKLVVVGGKGWYTGDVMYQFTHDPAFRDMVYIGGRSDQELEWLYQNCLLTVYPSVYEGWGLPIAESLAHGKLCLASDTSSMTEIAGDLIEYFSPYDTVGCLELLQKYMDKPTLAKKEAQIQKTYQPVAWDHTFTQVKKFVDKM; via the coding sequence ATGAGCGCCAAAAAAGTATGGATTGATATCAGTGACATTAGTGTTTGGGCTGGCTACCATACCGGCACTCAGCGTGTGGTCTATCAGATTGCCAAACGGTATCGGGGCCAGCCAAACGTTGACTACTTTGTGTTTAATCCACGCAGCAATACCTTTCACCAGCATTCATTTGATGAAGTGATCCAACGCGTCGAGGCTGCCGCGCAAGAAGCCGAAGCAGGTGCACCACCCCCCAAGCCGTCCAAGTCTATTCGGGCTCGTGTTATGGTAGCTCGCGTGTACCAGAATTCTCCAGAAGCGGTGCGCAAGCGGCTGACACCCGAACGACGAACTCTTATAAAGCGCGTGCTAAAAAAAGCCAAGCGCACCATGCGGCCACCGCAGCCCGCAGTGGCGACCCCTACTACTCCGGCTATGCGATTTGGTGCTGATGACATAGTGCTGATAACGGGCAAGGCGTGGGACTATCGGTCATTTATGGAAGCGCTGCGCAAGGACAAGCTGGATCAGCACTTCAAAATTATCCAGGTAGTGTACGATCTTATACCGATCTTTTTCCCGCACCTGTTTGGCCTGCCGCTGTTCAAACCCTATACCCAACACATGTTTGAGGTGGGTGCTTTGTCTGATGGCTTGCTGGCTATTTCTGAGTCGTCCAAGCGGGATATGCTGAATTATTGCAAAGGCATGCTGATTCCGCCGCCCCCCATCGATGTCATTAGACTGGGTGATGATTTTGCCAAAGTAGAGCCGGTAAAGCCGGGGATAAAATCACTCAAGCCGGGCAACTTTATACTGTGCTGTGGCACGGTCGAGGTACGCAAGAATCACCAGCTACTGTATACCGCCTACAAAGAAGGCTTTCGGCGTGGCCTCAAACTGCCCAAACTGGTAGTGGTAGGGGGTAAGGGGTGGTACACGGGCGATGTCATGTACCAGTTTACGCATGACCCAGCGTTTCGTGACATGGTGTATATTGGCGGCCGCAGTGACCAAGAGCTAGAGTGGCTGTATCAAAATTGTCTGTTGACGGTTTATCCGTCTGTGTATGAGGGCTGGGGGCTGCCTATTGCCGAGTCATTGGCTCATGGCAAATTGTGCTTGGCGTCTGACACTTCGTCTATGACCGAGATTGCCGGAGACCTCATAGAGTACTTCTCGCCCTATGACACGGTTGGTTGTTTGGAGCTGCTACAGAAATACATGGACAAGCCCACGCTGGCAAAGAAAGAGGCGCAGATACAAAAGACCTACCAGCCCGTTGCATGGGACCACACCTTTACTCAAGTAAAAAAGTTTGTAGATAAGATGTAA
- a CDS encoding ElyC/SanA/YdcF family protein has translation MTNSYEFIEGTPGVTEDDITHLIIPSRYRGPDGLGLGEISQQRVDTAAAFFIDHALDGFIICSGYKNPADKGGTPWRDPIGREFEGQPEAYGMLDRLRSTHPGVDPNRHLVEPFSIDTVTNMTLVQHLLDIGPDERPVGIVAHQEHLERILDIIAPRTLKQPFAGIMAPEVPGHPDKDPRGVRLVSRWVTRGLTPDTPNITEIAERRILKIYGVVLAPQALKEHLGGLFDRKTQEVV, from the coding sequence ATGACAAACTCTTATGAATTCATAGAGGGCACACCGGGCGTTACCGAAGATGACATAACCCACCTCATTATTCCCAGTCGCTACCGCGGACCAGACGGCCTTGGCTTGGGCGAAATCAGTCAACAGCGAGTCGACACAGCGGCCGCCTTTTTTATAGATCATGCACTTGACGGTTTTATCATCTGCAGCGGCTACAAGAATCCTGCCGACAAAGGAGGCACCCCTTGGCGTGACCCGATCGGCCGCGAATTTGAAGGACAACCGGAAGCCTATGGCATGCTCGATAGGTTGCGGAGCACACACCCTGGCGTAGATCCCAACCGCCACCTGGTCGAACCCTTTTCTATAGACACCGTAACTAATATGACTCTTGTGCAGCATCTTCTAGATATTGGCCCTGACGAACGACCAGTTGGTATTGTCGCCCACCAAGAGCACCTAGAGCGGATTCTGGACATCATTGCTCCGCGGACCCTGAAACAACCCTTTGCCGGGATCATGGCACCAGAGGTACCCGGCCACCCAGACAAAGACCCTCGTGGCGTGCGGCTGGTTAGCCGCTGGGTAACTCGTGGACTTACACCCGACACCCCCAACATCACTGAGATCGCCGAACGACGCATACTCAAAATCTACGGCGTCGTGCTTGCTCCCCAAGCACTCAAAGAACATCTTGGCGGACTTTTTGACCGCAAGACTCAAGAAGTTGTGTAA
- a CDS encoding GMC oxidoreductase: protein MKTFDYLVVGSGCSGAMAAQTLVEAGLDVVMLDAGFTKDPETSTIPDEDYLDLRQSDTSQHQYLIGPRAEGVAWGNVGKGEQITPPRKHITEQVDDLIPIDSADFSPLESLAYGGLGAGWGLQCWQFSTYDLKQAGLKPAMFDAYETVAKRIGVSATADKAARYTLGKLKTYQPSADMDRNHTYILRKYLADTKRFKHQGFIMGRTPLALITQDHDGRTGYKYRDMDFYSDNDQSAWRPWITIDKLKQHKNFHYIGGYLVLSFSETAEGVVVECLRTADNSRQTVRCRKLILATSALGSARVVLRSLGDEATKLPLLCNPYRYVPCVQPKLVGKAAESHKLGFTQLSLFLDEAHRNQDVSVASLYSYQSLMLFRIIRHAPLDFVDARLLIQYLMSGIVIMGIHHPDRQTANKWLQLQPTPDTPTGDNLRIMYQLQAEESAEFDRREKKYLKAMRSMGTYGLKRINPGEGASIHYAGTLPFSQEPKDFSLSPDGRLHGTRNVYVADSAGFTYLPAKGLTFSLMANAHLVAESVIKNG, encoded by the coding sequence GTGAAAACTTTCGACTACTTGGTAGTAGGATCAGGCTGTTCGGGCGCTATGGCAGCTCAGACTTTGGTAGAAGCCGGATTGGACGTTGTTATGCTAGACGCTGGGTTTACCAAAGACCCAGAGACCTCGACCATACCCGACGAAGACTACCTGGACCTGCGCCAGTCAGACACTAGCCAGCATCAGTACCTCATTGGTCCTCGTGCCGAGGGTGTGGCCTGGGGCAACGTTGGCAAGGGCGAACAAATTACCCCGCCGCGCAAGCACATCACCGAGCAAGTCGATGATCTTATACCCATAGACTCTGCCGATTTTTCACCGCTCGAGAGCCTAGCGTATGGCGGGCTGGGAGCCGGCTGGGGCCTGCAGTGCTGGCAGTTTTCTACCTACGACCTCAAACAAGCAGGACTAAAGCCAGCTATGTTTGACGCTTACGAAACCGTTGCCAAACGTATTGGCGTCAGCGCCACCGCCGACAAAGCCGCGCGATACACTCTGGGCAAGCTCAAAACTTACCAGCCCTCTGCCGACATGGACCGCAACCATACCTATATTCTTCGGAAGTACCTGGCGGATACCAAGCGCTTCAAGCACCAGGGCTTTATCATGGGCAGGACACCCCTAGCACTCATAACTCAGGACCACGATGGTCGGACCGGCTACAAGTATCGGGATATGGACTTTTATTCCGACAACGACCAGAGCGCCTGGCGCCCGTGGATTACCATAGACAAACTCAAACAGCATAAAAACTTCCACTATATTGGTGGCTATCTGGTACTCAGTTTTTCCGAAACTGCCGAGGGCGTGGTGGTCGAATGCCTGCGCACCGCCGACAACAGCCGCCAAACCGTCCGCTGTCGCAAACTCATCCTGGCTACCAGCGCTCTGGGCAGCGCCCGCGTAGTACTGCGCTCTCTGGGTGACGAAGCGACCAAACTACCCTTGCTGTGCAATCCCTATCGCTATGTTCCCTGCGTACAGCCCAAGCTGGTCGGTAAGGCTGCCGAGAGCCACAAGCTCGGGTTTACCCAATTGTCGCTTTTCTTGGACGAGGCCCATCGCAACCAAGACGTATCGGTCGCTTCTTTGTATAGCTACCAATCGCTTATGTTGTTTAGGATCATCCGCCATGCGCCGCTCGATTTTGTCGACGCTCGGCTGCTCATTCAGTATCTGATGTCCGGCATTGTTATCATGGGCATTCACCACCCAGACAGACAAACCGCCAACAAATGGCTGCAACTGCAACCCACACCTGACACGCCAACTGGCGACAATCTGCGCATTATGTACCAATTACAGGCAGAAGAAAGTGCCGAGTTTGATCGTCGCGAAAAGAAGTACCTAAAGGCTATGCGCAGCATGGGAACCTACGGACTCAAGCGCATCAATCCCGGCGAAGGTGCTAGTATTCATTATGCGGGCACCTTGCCGTTTAGCCAGGAGCCAAAAGACTTCAGTCTTAGTCCAGATGGGCGGCTGCACGGTACGCGTAATGTCTATGTGGCGGACAGCGCTGGCTTTACTTACCTGCCCGCCAAAGGCCTGACATTCTCACTCATGGCCAATGCCCATCTCGTGGCAGAAAGCGTTATAAAAAATGGCTAA